A genomic stretch from Streptomyces sp. QL37 includes:
- a CDS encoding response regulator transcription factor gives MRVLVVEDEQLLADAVATGLRREAMAVDVVYDGGAALERVGVNDYDVVVLDRDLPVVHGDDVCRKIVELGMPTRVLMLTASGDVSDRVEGLELGADDYLPKPFAFSELTARVRALGRRTTVALPPVLERAGIKLDPNRREVFRNEQEIQLAPKEFAVLEVLMRSEGAVVSAEQLLEKAWDENTDPFTNVVRVTVMTLRRKLGEPPVIVTVPGSGYRI, from the coding sequence GTGCGCGTACTCGTCGTCGAGGACGAGCAGCTGCTCGCCGATGCGGTGGCCACCGGGCTGCGCCGGGAGGCCATGGCCGTCGACGTCGTCTACGACGGAGGGGCGGCCCTCGAACGCGTCGGGGTCAACGACTACGACGTCGTCGTGCTGGACCGGGATCTCCCGGTGGTGCACGGGGACGACGTCTGCCGCAAGATCGTCGAGCTCGGCATGCCCACCCGGGTGCTCATGCTCACCGCCTCGGGTGACGTCAGCGACCGGGTCGAAGGCCTGGAGCTCGGTGCGGACGACTACCTGCCCAAGCCCTTCGCCTTCAGCGAGCTGACGGCGCGGGTGCGCGCCCTGGGGCGCCGCACCACGGTCGCGCTGCCGCCCGTGCTGGAGCGGGCCGGCATCAAGCTCGACCCCAACCGCCGCGAGGTCTTCCGGAACGAGCAGGAGATCCAGCTCGCCCCGAAGGAGTTCGCCGTCCTGGAGGTCCTGATGCGCAGCGAGGGCGCGGTCGTCTCGGCGGAGCAGCTGCTGGAGAAGGCGTGGGACGAGAACACCGACCCGTTCACCAACGTGGTGCGGGTGACGGTCATGACCCTGCGCCGCAAGCTCGGCGAGCCGCCCGTCATCGTCACCGTCCCCGGCTCCGGATACCGGATCTGA